ATACAGGTGTGTGAAACCCAGTTCTCTAGTCCTGATACACATTAAGTTCCTTAATGGGGGTGACCACCTCCTCTACCCCTTTTGTACCAACGAGTGTCACTGTAGCCTTAGTTCCGGCTTCTTTCCCCTCGAGTCCCCAGCTCCACACTCACCCTCCATGCCCCGCCTCCATGACTGAATGCTAAATATTTTCGATTCAGCTTAGAGCTTGGATGGCAACCTCATCCGGATTCATGTGCTAGCGCTCCAGTGGGGGCTGGTGGGCTCCAATTATCGCCGCTCTGAGCAGCTATTACAAATGGCTTGGATAAGAGCAGTCCCTCTCTGGGAATTTGGATTTTACCAGGGTAACAACGAAGGTTTGGAAAATAGGACAAACAAGATAAAAGCCTTTAAACAGACTGAAACTCAGCCTCATGCCTTGGGCGTGCGGGGAGCCTGGTGGTTCCTGGCTGATTCATATCTGATGCACACCCTAATACTACAAACTAGGGACAGAATATTCTTCTGAAATCTCAGATGCCATATGAAGGACAAATAGAATCAAGTGGAAGGACAGAACTCTCGAAGATAGGGCACATTTTTAATTCTCTCACCTATCTTTAGCTCCTGGGACCTCTCAGCATCTTTTTGTGAGAGAATGaatgagaataacaacaacaataccaGTGTCATTTGTGTATTATTGTTGCTCTGGGCTAGATATAGGCCACTTTCTCATGACTATAACAATTGTTTGAGACCTAGGGTCACAGTCTATCATTGTCTGGCCcggttgctttgggcctgtggtgtgTCAGCACGTTACGGTGGCAGTGAGTGGTGGAACAAACCACTCACTCATGACTAGGAACCCACATAGAGGAAGAAGGTACGATCTGCACTACAGCAGGGAGCACGCCTTTTCTACAAACCCTTGAAGGAAACAGAATATCCAAGGCTATGATAGTTTTATTGTTTATGTATGAAACCTTACACTTGTGTTTTAAATGGAGGAATTGCACCGGGGCTAACAATCAGCTCCAGTATCaccttttatctatctatctatctatctatctatctatctatctatctatctatctatctatctgtctgtctgtctgtctgtctgtctgtctgtctatctatttatttggcagtcccagggtttgaacccaagaccttgcAATTAATAGGAAAGAGTTCcaaacttgagtcacacctccaaccctttttattgcatttagtttattttttatatagtcTATTACACTTCCCTGtaccttgggctggcttcagattgcaATCCTCTTAACTCTGCCTCCCttatagctgggattatgggaatGTACtactgtgctcaggcccagtaCTACTTTCAATTGATAACAGATGGCGTTGCCATTATGCTTTGTGGTATTGTGTCCTAAGGAATTCAGAAAGTTATTAAACTCTCACAACCAGTGTGTGGATCCTTTATAATTGAATTAATGTGCCTTTGCATATGATCTTTGCCCATGAGCATTTGGAAGCACTGTAAATCAAATCACAAGATCGTTTACTGCAAATCTTCAGCctattaccttttctttttctttaaatgaatttactttattgctattatagaggtggtatacagagggattacaaatcCACGAGTCAGGTAAcgagtgcatttcctttcacacagtgACTTCTGTTCTCTAGTTTCTccttgtccctccctcccatctccatccacaatgtgtacagttcactttcattGGTGTCCAGTGAGCTAGCTCCATTGATGCACCTTGTCACCctcttttcttgtattttaaaGTACACATAAACTAAAAAGCACAAGTTTTGTCTTTCAGTGGTATGCCTGATGGATTATTTTAGAGCAAAACAagtgttttattttctccaagaTGTGCCTATGGAAAGTTAGCTGGTTTCATATCATCCTCTGGCTTCCAGGAGATGCCTTCCCACTCATGACAGACTCTGATCTCAGGAGTCCTCTTTgttcatatttataaatatttcctAGAAAGACTTGCTTGATCATCAGAACTTGTACTCTGAAACACAGACAAGGAGTAAACAGGAAGCTACCTTTATGTGAAATGTGAAATAATTCATTATcaattgtgttgtttttgttttcaagatcaAATGCTGGACCTTTCAGTGCAATGCCAACGTGCACAAACATTTCTCCAGAAACAGAGCCCCTGGTTAAAAGAGCAGGAAGTTCCCACTCTGCTTTGTCACTCATGGCTGGGAACAGCTTGCTATTGAAAATTTTCTTGAAAGAACAATTTAAGTTTGCCAGACACTTTCATCTCCCTAGCTGCTATCTTTTCTCCCCAAACCGAATTGTTTGTGTGCAATATCAGCTGTGTGCTTTGGCAAATGAACCTTGCTGTCTGTTTCAGAGAGGAATACTTAGTTTTCTTACTCAagcagttcactttttttttttagtaactttttttcccttttcctttcaaaaGCAGTATCTATCCAAGAGGAGAGACAAACTTTTCTGGTTACTTGAATTTTCCCTGAGGGTGCTGACTTATTTAATCATTAAACATATAGCCTTTAGGTGTTTCACCTTAAATGCTAAGATCCAGGCTTTGCATTTCAATGTTGTATAGTGTATCATATGGAAATATTTATGACAATATATTTAGTGAGCCCCTGGTGTCTATTATGAAAAATCAAAGTGTTGATTCTCGATGAATAACAAGAGACATGGTAAGTTTTTAATAGTGGTCTTTCTCTTTTGTAGATTGATAACACCCACAATATAGAAGACAGGTTAGCATTTTACAGTCAAAAACAGTAGCATGATATTAAAAGCAATACTGAGATTAGACATTCCTTTGCATAGCAAAATCGTATGCATACATTTATACCATTAGATGTTCTCAAGCACAGCACTACACAGAAGAGACAGCATTTGCAGGGGTACACTGCTCAGGCTGGACCAGAATGCAAAAGTCTTTAATGCAGGGTTTCAGTATCTCCTGCGTCCGGGACCACTTAGTATCGGTTAGACAAGTCACAGAGGCCACCCAGGGGATACCAACAGATGATCTCTTTGAAGGTTTTCCTCAGTTCTTGACTCCGCAGTGCATAGATGAGAGGATCAATGATAGCATTGCACATGATCAATATGAGATACAAGTTAAAGTGAGACATGAAACACACACAGTATGGGTTCTGGGGACAAGAGATGTAGAATATTaagtggaggaagaagggagcCCAGCAGACCACAAAGACGCCAATCAGGATGGTCAGGGTAATTGCGCCTTTCATGTTGGCGCCCTGGCGGATGGCACCCGTGCCCGGAAGCACTGCGATCCTCTTAATGTGAAGCCTGGCCATCAAGAACATGTGGACATAGAGCGAGGCCATGAGAACCAGCATGGTGAAGAACATGGTGATGAGGCAGATGATGACAGCACTGCTGTCGGAGTAAATGATGAACAAAACCCCCGACACGGTGCAAGCTGCCCAGATGCAACTTATAATGATGCCCACCCGCTTAACCGTCATGATGTTATGGTACTGCAGGGCATAAAAGATAGTGAAATACCTGTCCACCGCGATGGAAAGCAGGCTGCAAATGGAGGCCAGCAAGGAGCTACAGATCACCGAGTCAATGACATTGTCGATGTTCACCGTGAAGCTCTGCGCGTCCGTGTCGGTGCTGTTCAGCAGGGTGATGACGATGGTTTCCGACCCATTGGAGACGCTCACCAGCATGTCGGCCACCGCCAGGCTGCAGATGAAGAAGTACATGGGCGAGTGCAGGTTCTTGTTCTTGGCGATGGCCACGATGACTAGAATGTTCTCCAACAAGCTGATCACACCCAGAGTCACGAACACCTCGGGGGACACAAAAAGTTGCTCGTAGCATCCTCCATCCGAGTAGCCGgtgcccagggcctggctggcGTTGCTGTGCCCTCCTCGGTAGGCGCTGTGGTTCCAGAGGTGGAGCGAGGTGTGCATGCCGGCGGCGTGGCTCGAGTTCATGGTCCGgccccccggggggtgggggtgggagcagCAGGTGCACTGGGCACCTGGCTGGGCTGCAGAGCCCGGGGCAGAGGTGCCCCTCtgtgggtgtgtggggggagaCAAAGTTGATCACACTGCGTTTGGCATCACCTCGCTGGGCACAGCCCCCGGCCAGCCTCTGAGGGTGGCACGAGGGATGGGATTTGTCTTAAAAGTCTCTTTGCAGGTCTGGCTTCTGAGCAACAGAACCAACACCACCCACCACacaccaaccccccacccccagatctcCGGGCTCttgcgctctcgctctctctctctctctcatcacttcGGGTAACTTTGAGCCCGGAGCATGCGGGGCTGTTCAAAGTGGTTTTCCTAGGTGCTGCGGAGCCCCCCGGGAGCCCGGTCTGCCTGCCGGCTCCTGCCCACTGGGGCTCGGCTTGGAAGGCACCGACCGCAGCCCCGGCATCGCTGGGCGGCGTGAGAGCGGCTGCCCGGCCGCCTGCACATTGGTCTTGAGTGGaggaaaggctgtgtgtgtgtgtgtgcgtgcgtgcgtgtgtgtgtgtgaaagctgGCCCCGCGTGGCTCCTCCTCCGCGTTCTCCTGACCAATCGGAGcgcgggggcagggctgggggtgggggccccagggagggagggcgggggtgggggggggggcgggcaggcggtGGAACAATGCCCCGAGGTGCGTGCGGCCGGccggtcctccctcccctcccgccacGCCACGCGGGACTTCCGCTGCCCAGCAGCTGACAAAGAGAAGAggggcgtgtgtgtgcgcgtgtgtgtgcaaaAGGATGTGTGTGCAAAATGAATGGGAAGCATGAGGTTCTCTTGAGTTTCATTCACTGCTCCTTTCTTCGGGTGCGGCATCCTGAATTTACCTTCTTGATTGTTTTCATTGAATTAAGAACCCAGTCGGTAACGCTTCTCTTTGAACCTACCCCGAAACACAGGGAGGATAGTAAATAATGAGGAGTAGGCAGGCTGCAGGTGGAAGAACTCTATGGATAAAATGTCGCAAGGAGCTGGAGAAAGAGCTCACCTTTTAGGCACTAACATCTGCTATTTCTTGGAGGTAGAGTTTCTGTTAAGCTAGCTAGAATTTAttattttcccccccttttaCTTCATGACATTCAAAGCCCAGGTAGCATTATTGTAATTATAGCTATTTAGAAAGAATTCAGAAAGAAATCACTAATGAAGGAACattctatttgttgttgttgttttttaaggcaAACTGTGCTGTATTTGTCAGTTTACTTTTACTTCCACAGTTGAAGGCTTTGTAAGTGAAACCTGTAAATAACTTAGCAACTTTACTCAGGCCAACACTAGTGAATTGTTGACAATTAGTGAATGAATATTTTGCTCAAGCTAGATTGGAAAGTTTGAAGCAAAGTTAGTTTTCAAATGAATGACACGCCAGGTTATTTTCTTcgcattaattttctttttaaattttagtatgGGTACTGGCCATAAAAATAGCAGAATTATTCAGGGGCCATTCTTCATGCTGTAATAGAGGTTAGGGctgtgttttccttctcttctgtgaCAGTCAGTGCTATTATCTGTCAGTACTGAACTAAACTCAGATCCTCTGTGCGCCCCTTTAGTTGAATGGAGCTGGATGACTGAATTCCAGCACAGGGCCTGTATGCTTCTTCATGCCCCTGAAGTCTTCTCTGTTAGGGAGATGACTGCAGTCCATGGAAGTAGTAACTTATAGACACCAGCCTGTGTCTAGAGGAAGCTTGTCTCCCTAAATGACAGTGCAGGGCAGATCTCACCTCcatttccctttatttcttcaaaaaataacaaagcacAGTCAACAAGTAGTTTATTGTTAAACTACTGAGATAATGGAGTCGATCTGTGACAGCCGTTAGCCTTTATTTAATTGGACTTTCAAACTTTTTGGTGAACCAGTTACCTTATAGCAAGCCTGAGTTACATGAGTATCTGATTTCTTTCTCCTAATTTGGAGTGAAATATCTAATCACAGACAAGAGAGCAACAATCTATTGAATTATGTAAACATCAGATAGTCAGCTGTTGGTACATTTGCCTGCTGTATCTGTCTCAGAAATTGTTATGACATCCAACTCACACTTTTAgttaggtttttgtgtttttttttggttgttgttgttggtttgtttttgaggaGTGATCATGCTGTAcaacccaggctgtccttgaactcataatcctcctaccCTAGCCTCTGCCATACTTGGATTACAAGAGTGCACCATCACAACCAGGTCAATTTATCAGTGTTGGTGACTCATTCTTGGAATCATATCAGCAAAAATTGGCACCAAACCCAAGTTTATGAAGGCTTACATTTGCTTATTGGAGTTCTTAATCTGGTAAAACATTGTTCTCACAGATACATGGTTTTCATTAATCTTTTGAATGTGTTTGAAATAACTGATTTAAAGTCTTTTAAGCATTAAACCAAACATCTAAGCTCTCCCGGGAATAActttttaactgattttttttttgctttgaatactttcttatttatttacatgtatCTTGTTCTTGTTGAAAACAAACGAGAAAGAAAAACCAGGTCTTCAATAATATAATACAGGGTAATCTTGACAATACTGAAAATCagatttcctcccttcctcaggtttttgttgttgtttttgctgtttcttgt
This Perognathus longimembris pacificus isolate PPM17 chromosome 15, ASM2315922v1, whole genome shotgun sequence DNA region includes the following protein-coding sequences:
- the Mc4r gene encoding melanocortin receptor 4, which translates into the protein MNSSHAAGMHTSLHLWNHSAYRGGHSNASQALGTGYSDGGCYEQLFVSPEVFVTLGVISLLENILVIVAIAKNKNLHSPMYFFICSLAVADMLVSVSNGSETIVITLLNSTDTDAQSFTVNIDNVIDSVICSSLLASICSLLSIAVDRYFTIFYALQYHNIMTVKRVGIIISCIWAACTVSGVLFIIYSDSSAVIICLITMFFTMLVLMASLYVHMFLMARLHIKRIAVLPGTGAIRQGANMKGAITLTILIGVFVVCWAPFFLHLIFYISCPQNPYCVCFMSHFNLYLILIMCNAIIDPLIYALRSQELRKTFKEIICWYPLGGLCDLSNRY